A region of Nocardioides alkalitolerans DNA encodes the following proteins:
- a CDS encoding DUF4132 domain-containing protein gives MEMRRFELVDGSADKFWSIGVEGARVVVHYGRNGTNGQVKEKTHADAAAAAADAEKLVAAKVKKGYVEAGAGAAPAAGSAPAAAPEPVSAPAPAPAPDPAPAPTPEPAAAPAGPPEADRDIPEPEAFEPGDLGFRWHPLELAALPEGPAAPAADPDGSPEEVVAACEAAAETNLVADTSDYRRHEWAASPPFAGVPGELTARWWRTYMREHVPEVNEDGRWRPVTSAEWQQARVEGRKLKEYGGHLDQRQRRARASEVVLDAAAALPPGLTDLTGGVQFCNLDDVSEIAVDLVTDGRAVVLERITSRIALEWAPAFRALVPDLTAAEVDAALDRTRARWAEEGTPRFIDPDLQPALLRSVLLASPEEHADVVGGMTVGSDGYLSLAHLSRLVAAAVRLPDTDARRALWDRVLDASETDGLQVSDTASLPSALAIGLFGVPMFERAVAVVCAKGRGGEAVALARRLASRVDGPGAVPGMLRLLARSKAGTVARDWLVRHRGLLAAYEGPLDPTEREALGGLVREILVVDPDFAPRHPAMVAVAEEVQRLAALPVLGADGALPAWWTEALAAEEATEVPPSKIKVPKKLPAWTGALPPVRVTDGEVEARLDAAATAVVLGSAMRSACDPTLAPRPLVAAVRERMSASARDAVGSGILRGFLGNGAASGERALFLASGFLGAEGYVAELTPFVRAWPGESQHQRAVLGLDALAATGTNAAMQAISGIAGKSKFKGVQKAANESLQRLADLQGLTVDEFEDRVVPDAGLDERGVRVLDYGPRQFRVGLGADGKPVVHALDADGRPTGKPRTSLPAPNSKDDAEKAAETKKEFTVLRKQLTDVASIQTTRLERAMVTGRVWSAGDHAAYVARHPVLNALVRPLVWRLTEADGTERLVRVTDDREYVTVDEDPVEPGAGATIALAHPLTIDEADKDAWRAHLLDYELTSPVEQLDRAVFGLPEGQDGPSLAGLPTGRIGPGALSTTLERAGWRRGEPQDAGVIHAFSLALPTHGVGVVLEISDGLWAGMLHESGPQKLDAVSLVPLSYVEGGVGYVWWQHDDPRLDWTTADPVVVSEVRRTLAAVEARMEA, from the coding sequence ATGGAGATGCGCAGGTTCGAGCTGGTCGACGGCTCGGCGGACAAGTTCTGGTCGATCGGGGTCGAGGGCGCCCGTGTGGTCGTGCACTACGGCCGCAACGGCACCAACGGCCAGGTCAAGGAGAAGACGCACGCCGACGCGGCGGCCGCGGCCGCCGACGCCGAGAAGCTGGTCGCCGCGAAGGTGAAGAAGGGGTACGTCGAGGCGGGTGCCGGCGCCGCACCCGCGGCCGGGAGCGCACCCGCCGCGGCGCCCGAACCGGTTTCCGCACCGGCCCCGGCACCGGCCCCGGACCCGGCACCCGCACCCACGCCTGAGCCCGCTGCCGCGCCCGCAGGTCCGCCGGAGGCGGACCGCGACATACCGGAGCCGGAGGCGTTCGAGCCCGGCGACCTCGGCTTCCGTTGGCACCCGCTGGAGCTTGCCGCGCTCCCCGAGGGACCAGCGGCGCCCGCCGCCGACCCGGACGGCTCCCCCGAGGAGGTCGTCGCCGCCTGCGAGGCCGCGGCCGAGACGAACCTGGTCGCGGACACCTCCGACTACCGCCGCCACGAGTGGGCCGCGAGCCCGCCGTTCGCGGGCGTGCCCGGCGAGCTGACGGCGCGGTGGTGGCGGACCTACATGCGGGAGCACGTGCCCGAGGTCAACGAGGACGGCCGGTGGCGCCCCGTGACCTCCGCCGAGTGGCAGCAGGCGCGGGTGGAGGGGCGGAAGCTGAAGGAGTACGGCGGCCACCTCGACCAGCGGCAGCGCCGGGCGCGGGCCTCCGAGGTCGTGCTGGACGCGGCGGCCGCGCTGCCGCCCGGACTGACCGACCTCACCGGTGGGGTCCAGTTCTGCAACCTCGACGACGTCTCCGAGATCGCGGTCGACCTCGTCACGGACGGCCGTGCCGTGGTGCTCGAGCGGATCACGTCGCGGATCGCCCTCGAGTGGGCGCCCGCGTTCCGCGCGCTCGTCCCCGACCTGACCGCGGCCGAGGTCGACGCAGCCCTCGACCGCACGCGGGCGCGCTGGGCGGAGGAGGGCACGCCGCGGTTCATCGACCCGGACCTGCAGCCCGCGCTGCTGCGCAGCGTGCTGCTCGCGAGCCCCGAGGAGCACGCCGACGTCGTCGGGGGGATGACTGTCGGCTCCGACGGTTACCTCTCGCTCGCACACCTCAGCCGCCTCGTCGCCGCCGCCGTGCGGCTGCCCGACACCGACGCCCGCCGGGCGCTCTGGGACCGGGTGCTGGACGCGTCCGAGACCGACGGCCTCCAGGTCTCGGACACCGCCTCGCTGCCCTCTGCCCTTGCGATCGGCCTGTTCGGCGTGCCGATGTTCGAGCGCGCGGTGGCGGTCGTCTGCGCGAAGGGCCGCGGCGGCGAGGCCGTCGCGCTGGCCCGGCGCCTCGCGTCCCGCGTCGACGGGCCCGGCGCGGTGCCCGGGATGCTGCGCCTCCTCGCGCGGTCGAAGGCCGGCACCGTCGCCCGCGACTGGCTCGTGCGGCACCGGGGATTGCTCGCGGCGTACGAGGGTCCGCTCGACCCCACCGAGCGCGAGGCGCTCGGCGGGCTCGTGCGGGAGATCCTCGTCGTCGACCCCGACTTCGCCCCGCGCCACCCGGCGATGGTCGCGGTCGCCGAGGAGGTGCAGCGCCTCGCCGCGCTGCCGGTGCTCGGGGCCGACGGCGCGCTGCCGGCGTGGTGGACCGAGGCGCTGGCGGCCGAGGAGGCCACCGAGGTGCCGCCCAGCAAGATCAAGGTGCCGAAGAAGCTCCCGGCGTGGACGGGCGCGCTCCCGCCGGTGCGGGTGACCGACGGGGAGGTCGAGGCGCGCCTCGACGCCGCGGCCACCGCCGTCGTGCTCGGCTCCGCCATGCGCAGCGCCTGCGACCCGACGCTCGCGCCGCGCCCGCTCGTCGCGGCGGTCCGGGAGCGCATGAGCGCCTCGGCCCGGGACGCGGTGGGCAGCGGCATCCTGCGGGGCTTCCTCGGCAACGGCGCCGCCTCGGGGGAGCGGGCGCTCTTCCTCGCGTCGGGGTTCCTGGGGGCGGAGGGGTACGTCGCGGAGCTGACCCCGTTCGTCCGCGCCTGGCCAGGCGAGAGCCAGCACCAGCGCGCCGTGCTCGGTCTGGACGCGCTCGCGGCGACCGGCACCAACGCGGCGATGCAGGCCATCTCCGGCATCGCGGGGAAGTCGAAGTTCAAGGGCGTGCAGAAGGCCGCGAACGAGTCGCTGCAGCGCCTCGCCGACCTGCAGGGCCTCACGGTGGACGAGTTCGAGGACCGGGTGGTGCCCGACGCCGGGCTCGACGAGCGTGGCGTGCGGGTGCTCGACTACGGGCCGCGGCAGTTCCGGGTCGGCCTCGGTGCGGACGGCAAGCCGGTGGTGCACGCGCTCGACGCCGACGGGCGGCCGACGGGGAAGCCGCGGACGTCGCTGCCCGCCCCCAACAGCAAGGACGACGCCGAGAAGGCCGCGGAGACGAAGAAGGAGTTCACGGTGCTGCGCAAGCAGCTCACCGACGTCGCCTCCATCCAGACCACGCGCCTCGAGCGCGCGATGGTGACCGGCCGGGTGTGGTCGGCGGGCGACCACGCGGCGTACGTCGCCCGGCACCCGGTGCTCAACGCTCTCGTGCGGCCGCTGGTGTGGCGCCTCACGGAGGCCGACGGCACGGAGCGGCTGGTGCGGGTGACGGACGACCGGGAGTACGTGACGGTCGACGAGGACCCCGTGGAGCCCGGCGCGGGCGCCACGATCGCGCTCGCCCACCCGCTGACGATCGACGAGGCGGACAAGGACGCGTGGCGGGCGCACCTGCTCGACTACGAGCTGACCTCGCCCGTCGAGCAGCTCGACCGTGCGGTGTTCGGCCTGCCGGAGGGGCAGGACGGGCCCTCGCTGGCCGGTCTGCCGACCGGGCGGATCGGTCCCGGCGCGTTGTCGACGACGCTGGAGCGCGCGGGCTGGCGCCGCGGCGAGCCGCAGGACGCCGGCGTGATCCACGCGTTCTCGCTGGCGCTGCCGACCCACGGGGTCGGTGTCGTGCTCGAGATCTCCGACGGGCTGTGGGCCGGGATGCTCCACGAGTCGGGCCCGCAGAAGCTGGACGCCGTGAGCCTCGTGCCGCTGTCGTACGTCGAGGGTGGGGTCGGGTACGTCTGGTGGCAGCACGACGACCCGCGGCTCGACTGGACGACCGCCGACCCGGTGGTGGTCTCGGAGGTGCGCCGCACCCTCGCCGCCGTCGAGGCGAGGATGGAGGCGTGA
- a CDS encoding AAA family ATPase, producing MTAADTPTPRVQRPSAETRWADELDRLADRDRRTGARVPEGWRLSPRSVVDFVLGDAGQRDGLGLETKFVGDRALVERCVVALATDRGLMLVGEPGTAKSFLSELLAAAVSGDSTLTVQGTASTTEDAITYSWNYALLLARGPSLDALVPAPVHRGMSTGAVVRFEEITRCPIETQDALLSVLSDRVLVVPELEDEHRVLHARRGFSVIATANVRDRGVNDMSAALKRRFSFETIHPIADLRREAELVQRQSDAILADAGITAALPGDLTEVLVTMFAELRRGRTADGRPVEQLSTAMSTAEAVSVAVATGLSSAWFTDAPPRGEDVVGALLGTALKDSDEDRSRLRGYLTRVAKERGGRWQELHAARGLLDG from the coding sequence GTGACCGCGGCGGACACCCCGACGCCCCGCGTCCAGCGCCCGTCGGCCGAGACGCGCTGGGCGGACGAGCTCGACCGACTCGCCGACCGCGACCGCCGCACGGGCGCCCGCGTGCCCGAGGGGTGGCGGCTCTCGCCGCGCAGCGTCGTCGACTTCGTGCTCGGCGACGCCGGCCAGCGCGACGGGCTCGGTCTGGAGACCAAGTTCGTCGGCGACCGGGCGCTCGTGGAGCGGTGCGTGGTCGCGCTGGCCACCGACCGTGGCCTCATGCTCGTCGGCGAGCCGGGCACGGCGAAGTCGTTCCTCTCGGAGCTGCTCGCCGCCGCCGTCTCCGGTGACTCCACGCTCACCGTGCAGGGCACGGCGTCGACCACCGAGGACGCGATCACCTACTCGTGGAACTACGCGCTGCTCCTCGCTCGCGGCCCCAGCCTCGACGCGCTCGTGCCGGCGCCCGTGCACCGCGGCATGAGCACCGGCGCCGTGGTGCGCTTCGAGGAGATCACCCGCTGCCCGATCGAGACGCAGGACGCGCTGCTCTCCGTGCTCTCCGACCGCGTGCTCGTCGTGCCCGAGCTCGAGGACGAGCACCGGGTGCTCCACGCCCGCCGCGGTTTCTCGGTGATCGCGACGGCCAACGTGCGGGACCGGGGCGTCAACGACATGAGCGCCGCGCTCAAGCGGCGCTTCAGCTTCGAGACCATCCACCCCATCGCCGACCTGCGCCGCGAGGCGGAGCTCGTGCAGCGCCAGAGCGACGCGATCCTCGCGGACGCCGGCATCACGGCCGCACTGCCCGGCGACCTCACCGAGGTGCTGGTGACGATGTTCGCGGAGCTCCGGCGGGGCCGTACTGCGGACGGGCGCCCGGTCGAGCAGCTGTCGACCGCGATGTCGACGGCGGAGGCCGTGTCCGTCGCGGTCGCGACGGGGCTCTCCTCGGCGTGGTTCACCGACGCGCCGCCGCGCGGCGAGGACGTCGTCGGCGCGCTCCTCGGCACGGCGCTCAAGGACTCCGACGAGGACCGGTCCCGCCTGCGGGGCTACCTGACGCGGGTGGCGAAGGAGCGCGGCGGGCGGTGGCAGGAGCTGCACGCCGCCCGCGGACTGCTCGATGGCTGA
- a CDS encoding DUF5682 family protein, producing MAEVDEQGICWVPVRHHSPAATRAVRDLVARLRPAAVLVEGPADYTRIDQLLLAHEPPVSLMTWFRRETPERTQVAYALYPFAVFSPEWHAVRDGAAVGADVRFIDLPWHAHVVVEEGGYDAGPAATEGAALHRTDEVSASFFDGLAAYTGRREMSAVWDELAEIDPELGTATYLRRAALLGAGIRADGDARRDARALADRALDEAREAHMAAEIRRARADHPDGVLLVVTGAAHTAALQERLAAPPRADELAGPPPTPADLETGHALVPTSYPALDEQRGYLAGQPSPGYYDRVHRATGADAAALTDVVLTEAVAALRDAGVGVSAADLIAARAAMLGLATLRGHARPWRDDLVDALTSTLVKDTVAPDAVTSADGGHPLLNRVRELMRGDAVGRLAPGTDVPPLAVEVEARCAALGMPLGPRTTTHTLDLEDDADRERAQLLQRLRVLDVPAARLVRDVRGPDPQGPIGTQVGARVDPTQEWRVRGGTTVTARAVLASRWGASIEQAVLAVLGRRAAEGDVTALTSALLDAVLCGLPDLTGRLSEQVEVGTLAVDRLPELVEPLAVLLRLHRFDRWYGTTDRADLGALLRLVGLRCVELVERLGPQGPGASSEQLAIALRRLVDAVVASPALRDLEPRLAAAVAEQLARGSTRSGHAPEAVGALTGARWLLASVAPRDLAAVGPEGAPDPAGTGEWYAGLLAVAGHLALAAPEIFDPLDAALRTWSPDDFRRALPDLRRAATSLLPRERRALLAHLGAGPVAGSSPAGVELVVPERELAALLAREDALWALVEEHTGPLRSGAAGTAGTAR from the coding sequence ATGGCTGAGGTCGATGAGCAGGGCATCTGCTGGGTGCCCGTGCGCCACCACTCGCCGGCCGCCACCCGGGCGGTCCGCGACCTCGTCGCCCGCTTGCGCCCGGCGGCCGTGCTCGTGGAGGGCCCGGCCGACTACACGCGCATCGACCAGCTGCTGCTCGCGCACGAGCCGCCGGTCTCGCTCATGACGTGGTTCCGCCGCGAGACGCCGGAGCGCACGCAAGTCGCGTATGCGCTCTATCCCTTCGCGGTGTTCAGCCCCGAGTGGCACGCGGTGCGCGACGGTGCGGCCGTCGGCGCGGACGTGCGGTTCATCGATCTGCCGTGGCACGCGCACGTGGTCGTCGAGGAGGGCGGGTACGACGCGGGCCCGGCCGCCACCGAGGGCGCGGCCCTGCACCGCACCGACGAGGTCAGCGCGTCGTTCTTCGACGGGCTCGCGGCGTACACGGGGCGGCGGGAGATGTCGGCGGTCTGGGACGAGCTGGCGGAGATCGACCCGGAACTGGGGACCGCGACCTACCTGCGGAGGGCGGCGCTGCTGGGCGCCGGGATCCGCGCGGACGGCGACGCCCGCCGTGATGCCCGCGCGCTCGCGGACCGGGCGCTCGACGAGGCCCGCGAGGCGCACATGGCGGCCGAGATCCGCCGGGCACGGGCCGACCACCCCGACGGGGTGCTGCTCGTCGTCACCGGCGCCGCCCACACGGCGGCCCTGCAGGAACGTCTCGCGGCCCCGCCCCGGGCCGACGAGCTCGCCGGTCCGCCGCCGACCCCCGCCGACCTGGAGACGGGGCACGCGCTGGTGCCGACGTCGTACCCGGCGCTCGACGAGCAGCGCGGCTACCTGGCGGGGCAGCCGAGCCCGGGCTACTACGACCGCGTGCACCGGGCGACCGGCGCGGACGCCGCGGCGCTGACGGACGTCGTGCTCACCGAGGCGGTCGCCGCGCTGCGCGACGCCGGCGTGGGGGTGTCGGCGGCCGACCTCATCGCGGCGCGGGCGGCGATGCTGGGACTGGCGACGCTCCGCGGCCACGCCCGGCCCTGGCGCGATGACCTCGTCGACGCGCTCACCTCGACCCTGGTGAAGGACACGGTGGCACCCGACGCCGTGACCAGCGCCGACGGCGGCCACCCGCTCCTCAACCGGGTGCGTGAGCTGATGCGCGGCGACGCGGTCGGGCGGTTGGCGCCGGGCACCGACGTGCCGCCGCTCGCGGTCGAGGTGGAGGCGCGCTGCGCGGCGCTGGGGATGCCGTTGGGACCGCGGACGACGACGCACACGCTCGACCTGGAGGACGACGCGGACCGCGAGCGGGCGCAGCTGCTGCAGCGGCTCCGGGTGCTCGACGTCCCGGCGGCGCGGCTCGTGCGCGACGTGCGGGGGCCCGACCCGCAGGGCCCGATCGGGACGCAGGTGGGCGCGCGGGTGGACCCGACCCAGGAGTGGCGGGTGCGGGGCGGGACGACGGTGACGGCCCGGGCGGTCCTGGCGAGCCGGTGGGGCGCGAGCATCGAGCAGGCCGTGCTCGCGGTGCTCGGGCGGCGGGCCGCGGAGGGCGACGTCACGGCCCTCACCAGCGCGCTCCTCGACGCGGTGCTGTGCGGCCTCCCCGACCTCACGGGCCGGCTCAGCGAGCAGGTCGAGGTGGGCACGCTCGCCGTCGACCGGCTGCCGGAGCTCGTCGAGCCGCTCGCGGTGCTGCTGCGGCTGCACCGGTTCGACCGCTGGTACGGCACGACCGACCGCGCCGACCTCGGGGCGCTGCTGCGTCTCGTCGGCCTCCGGTGCGTCGAGCTGGTCGAGCGGCTCGGACCGCAGGGCCCGGGTGCGTCCTCCGAGCAGCTCGCGATCGCCCTGCGTCGACTCGTCGACGCCGTCGTCGCGTCGCCCGCGCTGCGGGACCTCGAGCCGCGGCTCGCAGCGGCGGTGGCCGAGCAGCTCGCGCGGGGCAGCACCCGTTCGGGCCACGCCCCGGAGGCGGTGGGCGCTCTCACCGGCGCCCGGTGGCTGCTCGCGTCGGTCGCGCCGCGGGACCTGGCCGCGGTTGGGCCCGAGGGTGCGCCGGACCCGGCGGGCACGGGGGAGTGGTACGCCGGGCTCCTCGCCGTCGCCGGCCACCTCGCCCTCGCCGCACCGGAGATCTTCGACCCGCTCGACGCAGCGCTGCGGACGTGGTCGCCCGACGACTTCCGCCGTGCGCTCCCCGACCTGCGTCGCGCCGCGACGAGCCTCCTGCCGCGCGAGCGCCGGGCGCTGCTGGCGCACCTGGGCGCCGGACCCGTTGCGGGCTCGTCCCCCGCGGGGGTGGAGCTCGTCGTACCGGAGCGGGAGCTGGCGGCCCTCCTGGCCCGGGAGGACGCGCTGTGGGCGCTGGTGGAGGAGCACACGGGGCCTCTGCGGTCGGGCGCTGCGGGCACGGCGGGTACGGCGCGGTGA
- a CDS encoding VWA domain-containing protein, with product MTASPGASSPDEEELVARRWRLMLGPSADDALGRPVGVDARLDDALGFLEEGTSATAGSTGSGFLTSTDWINEVQELFPRSVADRLVERAVETRGVDDLVHDAEALAAVTPSQALLTAILRNRSLMAPHVLAAARKVVAQVVAELVERLATPVRTPFTGVRDPRRPSRQRVAANFDARATIRANLRNVDPVSGQLVIKRPLFASRVRRQVDRWQVIVAVDQSGSMASSVIHSAVTAAIFHGVGSIRTHLVVFDTEVVDLSDQLADPVEVLLGVQLGGGTDIGKAVRYCASLVTEPRRAIVVVISDFFEGGDVAVLHGAVRDLAESGVTVLALAALEEDGTVTVHEEEARRLARLGAHVGAMTPDVLAQWVAEVVDGRREAGPPAAPPGPSPGPGPSRGPRR from the coding sequence GTGACCGCGTCACCCGGGGCCTCGAGCCCGGACGAGGAGGAGCTGGTCGCCCGGCGGTGGCGGCTGATGCTGGGCCCGTCGGCCGACGACGCGCTGGGCCGCCCGGTGGGCGTGGACGCGCGCCTCGACGACGCGCTCGGCTTCCTGGAGGAGGGCACGTCGGCGACGGCGGGATCGACCGGCTCCGGCTTCCTGACGAGCACGGACTGGATCAACGAGGTGCAGGAGCTGTTCCCGCGCTCGGTCGCCGACCGGTTGGTCGAGCGGGCGGTGGAGACGCGGGGTGTCGACGACCTCGTGCACGACGCCGAGGCCCTGGCCGCCGTCACCCCGAGCCAGGCGTTGCTGACGGCGATCCTCCGCAACCGCAGCCTCATGGCGCCGCACGTGCTCGCCGCCGCCCGCAAGGTCGTGGCCCAGGTCGTGGCCGAGCTCGTGGAGCGGCTGGCGACGCCGGTGCGCACCCCGTTCACCGGGGTCCGCGACCCGCGGCGCCCGAGCCGCCAGCGCGTGGCGGCCAACTTCGACGCCCGGGCCACGATCCGCGCCAACCTGCGCAACGTCGACCCGGTGAGCGGGCAGCTCGTCATCAAGCGACCGCTGTTCGCCAGCCGCGTGCGTCGCCAGGTCGACCGGTGGCAGGTGATCGTCGCGGTCGACCAGTCGGGGTCGATGGCCAGCTCCGTCATCCACTCGGCCGTGACGGCGGCGATCTTCCACGGCGTCGGGTCGATCCGCACCCACCTCGTCGTCTTCGACACCGAGGTCGTCGACCTGTCCGACCAGCTCGCCGACCCGGTCGAGGTGCTGCTCGGCGTGCAGCTCGGCGGGGGCACCGACATCGGGAAGGCGGTGCGCTACTGCGCCTCGCTGGTGACCGAGCCCCGCCGCGCGATCGTGGTCGTCATCAGCGACTTCTTCGAGGGCGGCGACGTGGCGGTGCTGCACGGCGCGGTGCGCGACCTCGCCGAGAGCGGGGTGACCGTGCTGGCGCTCGCCGCGCTCGAGGAGGACGGCACCGTCACCGTCCACGAGGAGGAGGCCCGCCGGCTCGCCCGGCTCGGGGCGCACGTCGGCGCGATGACGCCCGACGTGCTCGCGCAGTGGGTCGCGGAGGTCGTCGACGGGCGCCGCGAGGCCGGACCGCCGGCGGCACCCCCCGGTCCGTCACCGGGGCCCGGCCCGTCGCGGGGGCCGCGCCGGTGA